A window of Sphingomonas sp. Leaf357 contains these coding sequences:
- a CDS encoding amidohydrolase, with protein MTNRTFLSAAATIAFLSTSSAGAKPLTEADRTAILANVAAGKTQMDKAALEIWKFAEVGFQETKSSALLQQQLKAAGFTVEAGVAGMPTAFIARFRNGTGPVIGILAEFDALPGLAQQAVPELSPIDGQVAGHACGHNLFGAASVSAAIAVKTWMVANKVQGELRLYGAPAEEGGSGKVFLVRAGLTKDVDSMLHWHAADRNSASQGTSLANMSGKFRFTGIASHAAAAPERGRSALEGVEAMDMMVNMMRQRVPQETRIHYVITDGGKAPNVTPATAEVYYYVRHPSQKTVAEIMERVKKAAEGAALGTGTTVKFSQVGGTFDLLPNDTLGKIMYENLQRVGGVQYSAQDEAFAAKLRATLPTGGKAPPASTDILPYSSGEIGYASTDVGDVSYTTPTAGMVAAAWVPGTPAHSWQAVAADGMEIGLKGAEVAAKTLALTAADLFSAPDTIAAAKAELDRRRGADFVYRPLLGDMAPALDYRKNGKSGD; from the coding sequence ATGACGAACCGCACATTTCTGTCCGCCGCCGCTACGATCGCGTTCCTGAGCACGTCGTCCGCGGGGGCCAAGCCGTTGACCGAGGCGGATCGCACCGCGATCCTCGCCAACGTCGCGGCGGGCAAGACGCAGATGGACAAGGCCGCGCTCGAGATCTGGAAGTTCGCCGAGGTCGGCTTTCAGGAAACGAAGAGTTCGGCTCTGCTCCAGCAACAGCTGAAAGCCGCCGGTTTCACGGTCGAGGCCGGCGTTGCCGGCATGCCGACCGCGTTCATCGCACGTTTCCGCAACGGCACCGGGCCGGTGATCGGCATTCTTGCCGAATTCGATGCGCTGCCCGGTCTCGCGCAACAGGCGGTGCCCGAACTCTCGCCGATCGACGGGCAGGTGGCCGGCCATGCCTGCGGTCACAATCTGTTCGGCGCGGCCTCGGTGTCCGCCGCGATCGCGGTCAAGACATGGATGGTCGCGAACAAGGTGCAGGGCGAATTGCGCCTGTACGGCGCGCCGGCGGAGGAAGGCGGATCGGGCAAGGTCTTCCTGGTCCGCGCCGGGCTGACCAAGGATGTCGATTCGATGCTGCACTGGCATGCAGCCGACCGCAATTCCGCGTCGCAGGGCACGAGCCTGGCCAATATGAGCGGCAAATTCCGCTTCACCGGCATCGCCAGCCACGCCGCCGCCGCGCCGGAGCGCGGGCGATCCGCGCTGGAGGGGGTCGAGGCGATGGATATGATGGTCAATATGATGCGCCAGCGCGTGCCGCAGGAAACGCGCATCCATTATGTCATCACCGATGGCGGCAAGGCTCCCAACGTCACGCCGGCCACCGCCGAAGTCTATTATTACGTCCGCCATCCCAGCCAGAAGACCGTCGCCGAGATCATGGAGCGGGTGAAGAAGGCGGCCGAGGGCGCGGCGCTCGGCACCGGCACGACGGTGAAATTCTCGCAGGTCGGCGGCACGTTCGATCTGCTGCCCAACGATACGCTGGGCAAGATAATGTACGAAAATCTGCAGCGCGTCGGCGGCGTGCAGTACAGCGCGCAGGACGAGGCGTTCGCCGCCAAGTTGCGCGCGACGCTGCCGACCGGCGGCAAGGCGCCCCCCGCGTCCACCGATATCCTGCCATATTCGTCGGGCGAGATCGGCTATGCGTCGACCGATGTTGGCGATGTCAGCTATACGACGCCGACCGCGGGCATGGTCGCCGCCGCCTGGGTGCCGGGCACGCCCGCGCACAGCTGGCAGGCGGTGGCGGCGGACGGCATGGAGATCGGCCTGAAGGGGGCGGAGGTCGCGGCCAAGACGCTGGCGCTCACCGCCGCCGATCTGTTCTCGGCCCCCGACACGATCGCGGCGGCCAAGGCCGAGCTGGACCGGAGGCGGGGCGCCGATTTCGTCTATCGCCCATTGCTCGGCGACATGGCCCCCGCGCTCGATTATCGGAAGAACGGCAAGTCCGGCGATTGA
- the gcvPB gene encoding aminomethyl-transferring glycine dehydrogenase subunit GcvPB → MSINASGWRPEAPQQGTSAAPTFTGNKALMLEEALIFEIGDTTTTGVEVAAPAKVQSRLGELARTTAIGLPGLSEPETVRHYTRLSRQNYGIDLGFFPLGSCTMKHNPRLNEKMARLPGFADVHPLAPVDTVQGALGVINELAVWLIELTGMYGVAMTPKAGAHGELCGILCIKAALEKRGEGHRKVVLVPESAHGTNPATAAFAGFKVEDIPATAEGRVDLDALKSRLGPDVAAVMITNPNTCGLFERDMKAISDAVHAAGGYVYCDGANFNAIVGRVRPGDLGIDAMHINLHKTFSTPHGGGGPGSGPVVLSEALAPFGPLPFTERHADGHITLVEEETVDDRHPDSFGRMTAFNGQMGMFTRALTYILSHGADGLRQVAEDAVLNANYILRSLDKTLVAPFGPSGPCMHEALFSDENLAEGFSTIDVAKGLIDEGYHPMTMYFPLVVHGAMLIEPTETESKAALDQFIGALRSVAERAKAGDVALKSAPHFAPRSRLDETLAARKPVLVWKDPVLAEAAE, encoded by the coding sequence ATGAGCATCAACGCGAGCGGCTGGCGCCCCGAAGCGCCACAGCAGGGGACATCCGCTGCCCCGACCTTCACCGGCAATAAGGCGTTGATGCTGGAAGAGGCGCTGATCTTCGAGATCGGCGACACGACCACCACCGGCGTCGAGGTCGCCGCCCCGGCCAAGGTGCAATCGCGTCTCGGCGAATTGGCGCGCACCACCGCGATCGGCCTGCCGGGCCTGTCCGAACCCGAAACGGTGCGCCACTATACGCGCCTCAGCCGCCAGAATTACGGCATCGACCTGGGCTTCTTCCCGCTCGGCAGCTGCACGATGAAGCACAATCCGCGTCTGAACGAGAAAATGGCGCGGCTGCCCGGCTTCGCCGACGTTCACCCTCTCGCCCCCGTCGATACCGTGCAGGGCGCGCTGGGGGTGATCAATGAGCTTGCGGTGTGGTTGATCGAGCTGACCGGGATGTACGGTGTGGCGATGACGCCGAAGGCCGGCGCGCATGGCGAGTTGTGCGGGATATTATGCATCAAGGCGGCGCTGGAAAAGCGTGGCGAGGGGCACCGCAAGGTCGTGCTGGTGCCGGAAAGCGCGCACGGCACCAATCCCGCGACGGCGGCGTTCGCCGGTTTCAAGGTGGAGGACATTCCGGCGACCGCCGAAGGTCGGGTCGATCTCGATGCGCTGAAGAGCCGGCTCGGACCGGATGTCGCGGCGGTGATGATCACCAACCCCAATACCTGCGGCCTGTTCGAGCGCGACATGAAGGCGATCTCCGATGCGGTCCATGCCGCCGGCGGCTACGTCTATTGCGACGGCGCGAACTTCAACGCGATCGTCGGGCGCGTGCGGCCGGGCGATCTCGGCATCGATGCGATGCACATCAACCTGCACAAGACCTTCTCCACCCCGCACGGCGGTGGTGGTCCGGGTTCGGGTCCGGTCGTGCTGTCCGAAGCGCTGGCGCCGTTCGGCCCGCTGCCGTTCACCGAACGTCACGCCGATGGCCATATCACGCTGGTCGAGGAAGAAACCGTCGACGATCGTCATCCCGACAGTTTCGGCCGGATGACCGCGTTCAACGGCCAGATGGGCATGTTCACGCGCGCGCTCACCTATATCCTCAGCCACGGCGCGGACGGCCTGCGTCAGGTCGCCGAGGATGCGGTGCTCAACGCGAACTATATCCTGCGCTCGCTCGACAAGACCTTGGTCGCGCCGTTCGGCCCGTCGGGTCCGTGCATGCACGAAGCGCTGTTCAGCGACGAGAACCTTGCCGAGGGCTTCTCGACGATTGACGTCGCCAAGGGGCTGATCGACGAGGGGTATCATCCGATGACGATGTATTTCCCCTTGGTCGTGCACGGCGCAATGCTGATCGAGCCGACCGAGACCGAGAGCAAGGCGGCGCTCGACCAGTTCATCGGCGCGCTGCGCTCGGTGGCGGAACGCGCCAAGGCGGGCGACGTGGCGCTGAAATCGGCGCCGCACTTCGCCCCCCGCTCACGGCTCGACGAGACGCTAGCGGCGCGCAAGCCTGTTCTGGTATGGAAGGATCCGGTGCTCGCCGAGGCAGCCGAATAG
- the gcvT gene encoding glycine cleavage system aminomethyltransferase GcvT: MSEQEEGPEIENQLLPLDAWHRARGGRMVPFAGYEMPVQYEGIMAEHLWVRENAGLFDVSHMGQLYLSGEGLDAALEALIPADVKSLKLNAQKYSLLLADNGGILDDLMFTRWEDGLYMVVNGAVKYDDITHLLDHLPDDITINHMADQALLALQGPKAVDALSRLVPGVEALVFMTGGRFTWRHQSIWISRSGYTGEDGFEISIPAEDVTDFVDALCAEPEVKPIGLGARDSLRLEADLPLYGHDLDPETTPIMAALNFAVASKRRREEANFPGAARILMERESGAITRRVGLVIDGRQPVREGAAVVDRDGSEVGKITSGGFAPSLGAPIAMAYVPLAMAEIGTVIQIAQRGKVHIGTVTAMPFIPHRYVRGAK; this comes from the coding sequence GTGAGCGAGCAGGAAGAAGGCCCCGAAATCGAGAACCAGTTGCTGCCGCTGGATGCGTGGCATCGCGCGCGGGGTGGCCGCATGGTGCCGTTCGCGGGCTATGAGATGCCGGTCCAGTACGAAGGCATCATGGCCGAGCATCTGTGGGTGCGCGAGAATGCCGGACTGTTCGACGTATCCCACATGGGTCAGCTTTACTTGTCGGGCGAAGGGCTGGACGCGGCGCTCGAGGCGCTGATCCCGGCGGATGTGAAGAGCCTGAAGCTCAACGCGCAGAAATATTCGCTGCTGCTCGCGGACAATGGCGGTATCCTCGACGATCTGATGTTCACGCGCTGGGAAGACGGCCTTTACATGGTCGTCAACGGCGCGGTGAAGTATGACGACATCACGCATCTGCTCGATCATCTGCCCGACGACATCACAATCAACCACATGGCCGATCAGGCGCTGCTCGCGCTGCAGGGTCCGAAGGCGGTCGACGCGCTGTCGCGGCTCGTGCCGGGGGTCGAGGCGCTGGTGTTCATGACCGGCGGGCGCTTCACCTGGCGGCACCAGTCGATCTGGATCAGCCGATCGGGCTATACCGGCGAGGACGGGTTCGAGATTTCGATTCCGGCGGAGGACGTGACGGATTTCGTCGATGCGCTGTGCGCGGAGCCGGAAGTGAAGCCGATCGGGCTCGGTGCGCGCGATTCGCTGCGGCTCGAGGCGGATCTGCCGCTCTACGGCCACGATCTCGATCCCGAGACGACGCCGATCATGGCCGCCCTGAACTTTGCGGTCGCCAGCAAGCGCCGCCGCGAGGAGGCCAATTTTCCCGGTGCCGCGCGCATTCTGATGGAACGCGAGAGCGGCGCGATCACCAGGCGCGTCGGCCTCGTCATCGACGGTCGCCAGCCGGTGCGCGAGGGCGCGGCGGTGGTCGACCGGGACGGATCCGAGGTCGGCAAGATCACCTCGGGCGGGTTCGCCCCCAGCCTCGGCGCGCCGATCGCGATGGCCTATGTTCCGCTGGCGATGGCCGAGATCGGCACTGTCATCCAGATCGCGCAGCGCGGCAAGGTCCATATCGGCACCGTCACCGCCATGCCCTTCATTCCCCATCGTTACGTTAGAGGAGCCAAGTGA
- a CDS encoding CcdC protein domain-containing protein yields the protein MQVHAVQPNQWIQYAITAVIVTIVLALRLRGMRKMRRLRLETLWIVPAIYLLFAGIMFYEFPPTGIAWAVCAAALLVGAGIGWQRGKLMEIHVDPQTHMLNQKASPAAFLFIVVLIVVRMAARGVLAEGGGYGFHLNAMVVTDVLIALALGLFSATRLEMYLRAKRLLDEAKGVRAA from the coding sequence ATGCAGGTCCACGCCGTCCAGCCCAACCAGTGGATTCAGTATGCGATCACCGCGGTGATCGTGACGATCGTCCTCGCGCTGCGGCTGCGCGGAATGCGCAAGATGCGCCGGCTGCGGCTGGAAACGCTGTGGATCGTGCCCGCGATCTACCTGCTGTTCGCTGGCATCATGTTCTACGAATTCCCGCCGACCGGGATCGCCTGGGCGGTGTGCGCGGCGGCGTTGCTTGTCGGGGCGGGGATCGGCTGGCAGCGCGGCAAGCTGATGGAGATCCATGTCGATCCCCAGACGCATATGCTGAACCAGAAGGCATCGCCGGCCGCCTTCCTGTTCATCGTCGTGCTGATCGTGGTGCGCATGGCGGCCCGGGGCGTGCTGGCCGAAGGCGGGGGATACGGCTTCCATCTCAACGCGATGGTCGTCACCGACGTGCTTATCGCGCTGGCCTTGGGGCTTTTCTCCGCCACCCGCCTGGAAATGTACCTCCGCGCGAAGCGCCTGCTCGACGAGGCGAAGGGCGTTCGCGCGGCTTGA
- a CDS encoding NAD(P)/FAD-dependent oxidoreductase, with translation MSGRYDIAIVGAGIAGASLAAAIGPRASVLLLEAEDLPGYHATGRSAAFWSESYGGPGVQPLTTASGPALRDGGFLQPLGSLHIGRAEDTAKIDEFLAEFAGTGVVLNSVDPAALVPGLRPDWTLGVMEASSAYIDVAALHADCLARAKRTGVTLVTQAGLRAAERVGGAWRLDTEAGMFEAAVVVDAAGAWADSIARVAGAAPIGIQPYRRTVVQLRTDPPSHEGLPHVADISGNFYFKPEAGGRLWLSPHDETPVDPHDVQPEELDVAIGIDRFEHVVDWRVTAVERRWAGLRSFAPDRLPVYGFDAHVPGFFWCAGQGGFGIQTAPAAAELAAALLLGVTPDESVAAIDPAVYAPTRF, from the coding sequence TTGAGCGGACGTTACGATATCGCGATCGTCGGGGCCGGTATCGCCGGTGCGAGCCTCGCTGCTGCGATCGGGCCCCGCGCCTCGGTGCTGTTGCTCGAGGCTGAGGATCTGCCCGGCTATCACGCGACCGGACGTTCGGCGGCATTCTGGTCGGAAAGCTATGGCGGGCCAGGCGTGCAGCCGCTGACCACCGCCTCTGGGCCGGCGTTGCGCGATGGCGGCTTCCTGCAGCCTTTGGGATCGCTGCATATCGGTCGCGCCGAGGATACGGCGAAGATCGATGAATTTCTCGCCGAGTTCGCCGGCACGGGGGTAGTGCTGAACTCGGTCGATCCGGCAGCGCTGGTGCCGGGACTGCGGCCCGATTGGACGCTCGGAGTGATGGAGGCGAGCAGCGCCTATATCGATGTCGCGGCCCTGCACGCCGATTGCCTCGCAAGAGCCAAGCGGACCGGCGTAACTCTGGTGACGCAAGCCGGGCTGCGCGCGGCGGAGCGGGTCGGCGGCGCGTGGCGACTCGATACCGAGGCGGGCATGTTCGAAGCGGCCGTCGTCGTCGATGCGGCCGGCGCCTGGGCCGATTCGATCGCGCGGGTCGCCGGCGCGGCGCCGATCGGCATCCAGCCCTATCGGCGCACAGTCGTGCAACTTCGGACCGATCCGCCTTCGCACGAGGGCTTGCCGCACGTCGCGGACATTTCGGGCAATTTCTATTTCAAGCCTGAAGCGGGCGGACGGCTATGGCTCAGCCCGCACGACGAGACGCCGGTCGATCCGCACGACGTGCAGCCCGAGGAGCTGGACGTCGCGATCGGCATCGATCGGTTCGAACACGTGGTGGATTGGCGCGTGACGGCGGTCGAGCGGCGCTGGGCCGGACTGCGCAGCTTCGCGCCCGATCGCCTTCCCGTCTACGGCTTCGATGCTCACGTGCCGGGTTTTTTCTGGTGCGCGGGGCAGGGCGGCTTCGGCATCCAGACCGCTCCCGCTGCGGCGGAGCTGGCTGCGGCGTTGCTATTGGGCGTCACGCCGGACGAAAGCGTGGCCGCGATCGATCCCGCCGTCTACGCGCCGACGCGATTCTAG
- the ispH gene encoding 4-hydroxy-3-methylbut-2-enyl diphosphate reductase produces the protein MGIAAKPPLELLIAAPRGFCAGVDRAIRIVELAIEKHGAPVYVRHEIVHNKYVVDTLRAQGAIFVEELSEVPEGVPVVFSAHGVPKSVPAAAQDRGLTYLDATCPLVSKVHRQAERLVAQGKHIVFIGHAGHPEVIGTFGQVPPGAMTLIETAADAEAFMPADPDNIAFLTQTTLSVDDTAEVVATLQRRFAAIQAPRPDDICYATSNRQTAVKAIAAMCDAMLVIGAPNSSNSVRLVEVAEREGTRAVLIQRADALDLAFLDGVRTLGITAGASAPEVLVREVVARLSEHFEVSEREVETNRETVSFKLPRGLEAAAA, from the coding sequence ATGGGAATCGCCGCAAAACCACCGCTCGAACTGCTGATCGCCGCGCCGCGTGGCTTCTGTGCGGGCGTGGACCGCGCGATCCGGATCGTCGAACTGGCGATCGAGAAGCACGGCGCGCCGGTCTATGTCCGGCATGAGATCGTGCACAACAAATATGTCGTGGATACGCTGCGCGCGCAGGGCGCGATCTTCGTGGAGGAACTGAGCGAGGTGCCCGAAGGCGTGCCGGTGGTGTTCTCCGCCCACGGCGTGCCCAAATCGGTTCCGGCGGCGGCCCAGGATCGCGGGCTGACCTATCTCGACGCGACCTGCCCGCTCGTCTCGAAGGTGCATCGCCAGGCCGAACGGCTGGTGGCGCAGGGCAAGCACATCGTGTTCATCGGCCATGCCGGTCATCCGGAAGTGATCGGCACCTTCGGCCAAGTGCCGCCGGGCGCGATGACGCTGATCGAAACGGCAGCCGATGCCGAGGCGTTCATGCCCGCCGACCCCGACAACATCGCCTTCCTGACCCAGACGACCCTGTCGGTGGACGACACCGCCGAAGTGGTCGCCACGCTGCAGCGGCGCTTCGCGGCGATCCAGGCACCACGGCCGGACGACATCTGCTACGCCACATCGAACCGCCAGACCGCCGTGAAGGCGATCGCCGCGATGTGCGACGCGATGCTGGTGATCGGCGCGCCCAATTCGTCCAACTCCGTTCGCCTCGTCGAAGTTGCGGAGCGCGAAGGCACGCGGGCGGTGCTGATCCAGCGCGCGGATGCGCTCGATCTGGCGTTTCTGGACGGGGTGCGGACGCTCGGCATCACCGCCGGTGCCTCGGCTCCCGAAGTGCTGGTGCGCGAAGTGGTCGCGCGATTGTCCGAGCATTTCGAGGTCAGCGAGCGCGAGGTGGAAACCAACCGCGAGACCGTCTCCTTCAAACTGCCCCGCGGCCTCGAAGCCGCCGCTGCCTGA
- the gcvH gene encoding glycine cleavage system protein GcvH encodes MSRYFTEDHEWIDVDGDVGTVGISEYAQGQLGDIVFVDVPEDGKELTKGDEAAVVESVKAASDVYSPASGTVVESNGELTETPGLVNEDPEGDGWFYKITLSDPSELESLMDETAYAAFVAKL; translated from the coding sequence ATGAGCCGCTATTTCACCGAAGACCATGAATGGATCGACGTCGATGGCGACGTCGGCACCGTCGGGATCAGCGAGTACGCGCAAGGCCAGCTCGGCGACATCGTGTTCGTCGACGTGCCCGAGGACGGCAAGGAACTGACCAAGGGCGACGAAGCCGCTGTGGTCGAATCGGTCAAGGCCGCCTCCGACGTCTATTCGCCGGCCAGCGGCACCGTGGTCGAGAGCAATGGCGAACTCACCGAAACGCCGGGGCTGGTCAACGAGGATCCGGAAGGCGACGGCTGGTTCTACAAGATCACGCTGAGCGACCCGAGCGAACTGGAAAGCCTGATGGACGAGACCGCCTACGCGGCGTTCGTCGCGAAGCTGTAG
- the thrB gene encoding homoserine kinase → MAVYTHVSAEALAGFLMRYDVGELISAKGIAEGVENSNYLVDTTKGRFILTLYEKRVDAEDLPFFFAMLDHLAERGNPVPPAIKDREGVTIQTLEGRAACLIQFLPGVSLSHPTAVQALSSGKALGRMHESLKDFAPTRPNSMGVDTWRPLYERCGHSLNQIAPGLYDDLGRALDSVVGRWDASAFDVSVIHADLFPDNVLMRGDEVGGLIDFYFACSDIRVYDLAIMHSAWAFDATGRTYDPAVGDALISGYETHFPLSHFERTQFPLLASGSCLRFALSRAWDWLNTPADALVTRKDPLAYWRRLAHYAPDLANT, encoded by the coding sequence GTGGCCGTCTACACGCACGTTTCGGCCGAGGCATTGGCCGGTTTCCTCATGCGTTACGACGTCGGCGAGCTGATCTCGGCCAAGGGCATCGCCGAGGGGGTCGAGAACAGCAACTATCTGGTCGATACGACTAAGGGCCGTTTCATCCTGACGCTGTACGAGAAGCGCGTCGATGCCGAGGATCTGCCGTTCTTCTTCGCGATGCTCGATCATCTGGCGGAGCGCGGGAACCCCGTACCGCCCGCGATCAAGGATCGCGAAGGCGTGACGATCCAGACGCTGGAAGGCCGGGCGGCGTGCCTGATCCAGTTCCTGCCGGGAGTTTCCCTGTCGCATCCGACGGCGGTACAGGCGCTGTCCTCCGGCAAAGCGCTGGGGCGGATGCACGAATCGCTCAAGGATTTTGCGCCGACCCGCCCGAACTCGATGGGCGTCGACACCTGGCGGCCATTGTATGAACGCTGCGGCCATAGCCTGAACCAGATCGCGCCCGGCCTGTACGACGATCTCGGCCGCGCCCTCGATTCCGTTGTCGGTCGCTGGGATGCGAGCGCGTTCGACGTGTCCGTGATCCACGCCGATCTGTTCCCGGACAACGTGCTGATGCGCGGTGACGAGGTGGGCGGGCTGATCGACTTCTATTTCGCATGCAGCGACATCCGGGTCTACGATCTGGCGATCATGCACAGCGCCTGGGCGTTCGATGCGACTGGCCGGACCTACGATCCGGCGGTCGGCGATGCGCTGATCTCGGGCTACGAAACCCATTTTCCGCTGAGCCATTTCGAACGCACGCAATTCCCATTGCTCGCCAGCGGATCGTGCCTGCGCTTCGCCTTGTCGCGCGCATGGGATTGGCTGAACACGCCGGCCGATGCGCTGGTGACCCGCAAGGATCCGCTCGCCTACTGGCGGCGGCTAGCCCATTACGCTCCGGATCTCGCCAACACATGA
- the rnhA gene encoding ribonuclease HI, with protein sequence MTEPTKEMSRVEIATDGACKGNPGPGGWGALVRSGAAEKELSGGEKLTTNNRMELTAAIEGLNALKRPCRVTLSTDSRYVMDGLTKWIKGWQKNGWKTAAKQPVKNADLWQALLDAAKPHRIEWVWVKGHAGHPDNERVDKLASDAAVMAGRS encoded by the coding sequence ATGACCGAGCCGACCAAAGAAATGTCGCGCGTGGAGATCGCCACCGATGGCGCGTGCAAGGGCAATCCCGGCCCCGGCGGCTGGGGCGCGCTGGTCCGTTCCGGTGCCGCGGAGAAGGAATTGTCGGGCGGCGAGAAGCTGACGACCAACAATCGCATGGAGCTGACCGCGGCGATCGAAGGGCTGAATGCGCTGAAGCGACCCTGCCGCGTCACGTTGTCGACCGACAGCCGTTATGTGATGGATGGCCTGACCAAGTGGATCAAGGGCTGGCAGAAGAATGGCTGGAAGACCGCCGCGAAACAGCCGGTAAAGAATGCCGATCTGTGGCAGGCTTTGCTCGACGCGGCCAAGCCGCACCGGATCGAGTGGGTGTGGGTCAAGGGTCATGCCGGACACCCGGACAACGAGCGCGTCGACAAACTGGCGAGCGATGCCGCGGTGATGGCGGGGCGCAGCTAG
- the gcvPA gene encoding aminomethyl-transferring glycine dehydrogenase subunit GcvPA produces the protein MRYLPLTSQDRTEMLAVIGASSIDNLFVDVPEIARLDGPIHGLPMHASELAVERHMTALARKNVAASDGPFFLGCGAYKHHVPASVDHLIQRGEFLTAYTPYQPEIAQGTLQMLFEFQTQVARLLGTDVANASMYDGSTACWEAIGMARRVTKRAKAILSSGLHPHYVSVAKTMAKFTGDVLETAAPHLAPEGDIADLIAAIDGDTSCVVVQYPDILGRIADLSELAAACQAKKALLIAVVTEPVALGAIRSPGEMGADIVVGEGQSIGVGLQFGGPYVGLFGCKEKYVRQMPGRLCGETQDADGRRGFVLTLSTREQHIRREKATSNICTNSGLCALAFSIHMTLLGEAGLRALAETNHAGAVAAAERLVQVPGVELVTPVFFNEFTLKLSQEARPIVRALADKGILAGVSLGRLYPGDDALANGLVVAVTETTTAEDVEALATALQEVLA, from the coding sequence ATGCGCTACCTGCCCCTGACGTCCCAAGACCGTACCGAGATGCTCGCCGTGATCGGCGCGTCCTCGATCGATAACCTTTTCGTCGACGTGCCCGAGATCGCGCGGCTCGACGGGCCGATCCACGGCCTGCCGATGCACGCGAGCGAACTGGCGGTCGAACGGCACATGACCGCGCTTGCGCGCAAGAACGTCGCCGCCAGCGACGGCCCGTTCTTCCTCGGTTGCGGCGCGTACAAGCATCACGTGCCGGCCAGCGTCGACCACCTGATCCAGCGCGGCGAATTCCTCACCGCCTACACGCCGTATCAGCCGGAAATCGCGCAGGGCACGCTGCAGATGCTGTTCGAATTCCAGACCCAGGTCGCGCGCCTGCTCGGTACGGACGTGGCGAACGCATCGATGTACGACGGGTCGACCGCATGCTGGGAGGCGATCGGCATGGCGCGGCGTGTGACCAAGCGGGCCAAGGCGATCCTCTCGTCCGGCCTGCACCCGCATTACGTGTCGGTCGCGAAGACGATGGCGAAGTTCACCGGCGACGTGCTGGAAACCGCCGCGCCGCACTTGGCACCGGAAGGCGACATCGCCGATCTGATCGCGGCGATCGACGGCGATACGTCGTGCGTCGTGGTGCAATATCCCGACATTCTGGGCCGCATCGCCGACCTTTCCGAACTCGCTGCCGCGTGCCAGGCGAAGAAGGCGCTGCTGATCGCCGTCGTCACCGAGCCGGTGGCCTTGGGCGCGATCCGTTCGCCCGGCGAAATGGGCGCGGACATCGTCGTCGGCGAAGGCCAGTCGATCGGCGTCGGGCTGCAGTTCGGCGGCCCTTATGTCGGCCTGTTCGGCTGCAAGGAGAAGTACGTCCGCCAGATGCCGGGACGGTTGTGCGGCGAGACCCAGGATGCCGACGGGCGGCGCGGCTTCGTGCTGACGCTCTCGACACGCGAACAGCATATCCGGCGCGAGAAGGCGACGTCCAACATCTGCACCAATAGCGGCCTGTGCGCTTTGGCCTTCTCGATCCACATGACGTTGCTCGGCGAGGCGGGCCTGCGCGCCTTGGCCGAGACCAACCATGCCGGCGCGGTCGCCGCCGCCGAACGGCTGGTTCAGGTGCCGGGCGTCGAACTGGTGACGCCGGTGTTCTTCAACGAGTTCACGCTCAAGCTGTCGCAGGAGGCACGCCCGATCGTGCGGGCGCTGGCCGACAAGGGCATTCTGGCCGGCGTGTCGCTCGGCCGCCTGTATCCTGGCGACGATGCGCTGGCGAACGGGTTGGTGGTCGCCGTCACGGAAACGACGACGGCAGAGGATGTCGAGGCGCTGGCGACGGCATTGCAGGAGGTTCTGGCATGA